The following are encoded together in the Xanthomonas sacchari genome:
- a CDS encoding GDP-mannose 4,6-dehydratase yields MNDVRKKLLVTGAGGFVGKHLLDAVAHGYFGDVEAVPLQAGTDLRDMAATESALGDACPDAVIHLAAQSFVPQSFDDPEETLQINLIGTLHLLQALARKGFTGRFLYVSSGDIYGRVPECNLPVDEALLPEPRNPYAVSKWAAEQLCLQWHRSEKLDVVIARPFNHVGAGQNDRFVLSSLARQVVAIAAGRQPPVIEAGDIDTTRDFSDVRDVVSAYASLLARGKSGETYIVASGVERRVRDLLVEMCRLTGIEVEVRQDPAKMRPAEQRRMVASSAKLQRDTGWAQAFDIQSTLSEILEHARKNQ; encoded by the coding sequence ATGAATGATGTTCGCAAGAAGCTTCTTGTCACCGGTGCCGGCGGGTTTGTCGGAAAGCATCTGCTGGATGCCGTGGCTCATGGGTACTTTGGTGATGTCGAGGCCGTGCCGTTGCAGGCCGGAACCGACTTGCGCGATATGGCCGCAACCGAAAGTGCATTGGGTGACGCGTGCCCTGATGCGGTAATCCACCTCGCTGCACAGAGCTTCGTACCGCAGTCGTTCGACGACCCTGAGGAGACGCTGCAGATCAACTTGATCGGCACGCTGCATCTGCTTCAGGCACTTGCTCGAAAAGGCTTCACCGGGCGGTTCTTGTATGTCAGCTCCGGTGACATCTACGGGCGCGTGCCCGAGTGCAATCTCCCTGTCGACGAGGCGCTCCTGCCAGAGCCCCGCAACCCGTATGCCGTCAGTAAATGGGCCGCCGAGCAACTCTGCCTGCAGTGGCACCGCAGCGAAAAGCTCGACGTGGTGATTGCGCGCCCATTCAATCACGTGGGCGCTGGCCAAAATGATCGTTTCGTGCTTTCTTCTCTCGCCAGGCAGGTGGTCGCCATTGCTGCGGGGCGGCAGCCTCCGGTGATCGAAGCTGGGGATATCGATACGACGCGCGATTTCAGCGATGTGCGCGATGTCGTCTCGGCCTATGCTTCTTTGCTGGCGCGTGGCAAGTCCGGCGAAACCTATATTGTTGCGTCTGGCGTAGAGCGCCGCGTTCGCGATTTGCTCGTTGAAATGTGCCGTCTCACCGGCATCGAAGTGGAAGTCCGCCAGGACCCCGCCAAGATGCGACCGGCCGAGCAGAGGCGCATGGTGGCCAGTTCGGCAAAACTCCAGCGCGATACCGGCTGGGCTCAGGCTTTCGACATACAATCAACGCTGTCTGAAATTCTCGAACATGCAAGGAAAAATCAATGA
- the gmd gene encoding GDP-mannose 4,6-dehydratase — protein sequence MSKNALITGITGQDGAYLSRLLLSKGYKVYGILARRSSDTLWRLRELEIANDVVLLDGDLTDLSSLIRAMHVSKADEVYNLGAQSFVGSSWQQPILTAQVDGVGALNVLEAVRIVNDKAHFYQASTSEMFGLIQAEMQSESTPFYPRSPYGVAKLMAHWATVNYRESFGMHASSGILFNHESPLRGIEFVTRKVTDAVARIKLGKQRELRLGNIDAKRDWGFAGDYVEAMWLMTQQEEGGDYVVATGLTTTVRDMCKIAFGHVGLNMDDHLVIDEKFFRPAEVDVLLGNPGKAMEKLGWKPKTSLEQLITMMVDADMRRLSI from the coding sequence ATGAGTAAGAACGCTCTGATCACTGGGATCACCGGCCAGGATGGTGCCTACCTATCCCGGCTTTTGCTGTCCAAAGGCTACAAGGTGTATGGCATCCTTGCCCGGCGCAGCAGCGACACGCTGTGGCGCCTGCGCGAATTGGAGATTGCCAATGATGTCGTCCTGCTCGATGGCGATCTGACGGACCTGTCGTCGCTTATTCGCGCCATGCATGTGTCCAAGGCCGATGAGGTTTACAACCTTGGTGCCCAGAGCTTCGTGGGGTCGTCTTGGCAGCAGCCGATTCTGACGGCCCAGGTCGATGGAGTTGGCGCGCTCAACGTGCTTGAGGCCGTGCGCATTGTCAATGACAAAGCCCATTTCTACCAGGCATCCACCAGCGAGATGTTTGGCCTGATCCAGGCCGAGATGCAGAGCGAGTCGACGCCCTTCTATCCGCGCAGCCCATACGGCGTTGCGAAGTTGATGGCGCACTGGGCGACGGTGAACTACCGCGAGAGCTTTGGAATGCACGCTTCGAGCGGCATCCTTTTCAACCACGAGTCCCCGCTGCGGGGTATTGAGTTCGTGACCCGCAAGGTCACCGACGCCGTGGCTCGGATCAAGCTGGGCAAGCAGCGCGAACTGCGCCTTGGTAATATCGACGCGAAGCGAGATTGGGGCTTTGCCGGAGACTACGTCGAGGCGATGTGGCTGATGACGCAGCAGGAGGAAGGTGGCGACTATGTGGTTGCCACCGGCCTCACCACGACGGTGCGCGACATGTGCAAAATCGCCTTTGGCCACGTAGGCCTGAACATGGACGATCACTTGGTGATCGACGAGAAGTTTTTCCGTCCGGCCGAGGTGGACGTGCTGCTCGGAAATCCTGGTAAGGCGATGGAGAAGCTTGGTTGGAAGCCCAAGACCTCCCTGGAACAGCTGATCACAATGATGGTGGACGCGGATATGCGTCGACTCTCCATCTGA
- a CDS encoding glycosyltransferase family 1 protein, producing the protein MTDSRDRGIGRYADNLVAEMVRQRQDDEILLALDGADPSRLRQARSRLRHQYVRAATTVMHYPTNAFVDHDALRMQSAARLRGRFFESLGVDALLHTSHFETRGSYTTAIDWAADPRPGTAVIAYDVIPLLYPDRYLEPDPFLAEWYPRKCESFSKFDCFLSISQATRVDLIEQLGISPEKIHVINAGLDPDMLAIAQADLPVDETILARRGIDAPFVLMVGNGDWRKNTMGAVEAFARLPRSLQKKYLLVLTQVGTDVKEALAGAFSQIAPRVRVLGRVDDVELATLYRACRVFYFPSFYEGFGLPVLEAMAFGAPVLSANTGSLPEVVHDPRCLFDPHDIDAAASLLEAALEDVAFREVLVSGVKAHAWKYDWTSCAETALTAMRTLAGEAKAAQPQFGKVDEFDRLRVTQDDIDAWSELLIAAPDAGGSLEGSLTAAAARGRRRILVDVSEVVRLDARSGIQRVVRNYCAGLHALAEDAQVEVQPICWTEHGILYASDYASSHLGMPIDTVNAGMRVAVKPNDLLLMLDSSWWSPERFDALHAQVAAAGGEVVWMVYDLIPLLVPHTCDPGMPPAFRRWLEHAAATADGFVCISEATRQDLERFLDEQPAHPVARPWTRAMHLGSDLESGQVVGQASETIASLLEGLGARPLVLAIGTVEPRKDYATILAAFEKVWARGGDVALAIVGKHGWNVEELVLQLKSHPQLGTRLFWLQGVSDTDLHHLMDRVDVLVQASIAEGFGLPVVEAGSRGKPLLLSDLDVFKEIAGEEASYFPVGDAEALAAEIERGVADGWKVPANIRTLTWRESSRGLMEKLLY; encoded by the coding sequence TTGACCGATTCTCGCGATCGCGGCATCGGCAGGTATGCTGACAACTTAGTTGCCGAAATGGTGCGTCAGCGTCAGGACGACGAGATCCTGTTGGCGCTTGATGGCGCGGACCCTTCGCGTCTGCGTCAAGCGCGATCGCGCCTGCGCCATCAGTATGTGCGTGCGGCAACGACAGTGATGCACTACCCCACAAACGCTTTTGTCGATCATGATGCGCTGCGGATGCAAAGTGCCGCTCGTCTTCGTGGCAGATTCTTCGAATCATTGGGTGTGGATGCACTGTTGCATACCAGCCACTTTGAAACGCGTGGCAGCTACACAACCGCAATTGACTGGGCTGCGGATCCACGACCCGGAACGGCAGTCATTGCATACGATGTGATACCGCTGCTTTACCCCGATCGTTATCTTGAGCCGGATCCGTTCTTAGCTGAATGGTATCCGCGCAAGTGTGAGAGTTTCAGTAAATTCGATTGTTTTTTGTCCATCTCACAAGCGACACGTGTAGATTTGATCGAGCAACTGGGTATTTCTCCAGAAAAGATTCACGTAATCAATGCCGGACTCGATCCGGACATGCTTGCCATTGCGCAGGCCGATTTACCTGTGGATGAGACTATCTTGGCGCGTCGGGGCATAGACGCGCCCTTCGTGCTGATGGTCGGCAACGGGGACTGGCGCAAGAACACCATGGGAGCGGTCGAGGCGTTCGCACGGTTGCCGCGTAGCCTCCAGAAGAAATATCTGCTTGTACTCACCCAAGTCGGTACGGATGTCAAAGAGGCGCTCGCAGGGGCCTTCTCGCAGATAGCGCCGCGGGTGCGCGTGCTTGGCCGGGTCGACGATGTCGAGTTAGCGACATTGTACCGGGCGTGTCGAGTGTTCTATTTTCCTTCGTTTTATGAGGGCTTTGGTCTTCCTGTGCTTGAGGCAATGGCGTTTGGTGCGCCTGTTTTAAGTGCCAACACAGGCAGTCTGCCTGAAGTCGTGCATGATCCGCGTTGCCTGTTCGACCCGCACGACATCGACGCGGCTGCATCGCTTCTTGAAGCCGCGCTGGAAGATGTGGCCTTTCGCGAGGTGTTGGTTTCCGGCGTCAAGGCTCATGCTTGGAAGTATGACTGGACGTCCTGTGCTGAAACCGCGCTCACGGCGATGCGGACTCTGGCAGGCGAAGCGAAGGCGGCGCAGCCTCAGTTTGGAAAGGTCGACGAGTTCGACCGCTTGCGAGTGACGCAGGACGACATCGATGCCTGGTCAGAGCTTCTTATTGCTGCGCCCGATGCGGGCGGCTCTTTGGAGGGAAGCCTGACAGCTGCGGCTGCGCGAGGTCGGCGCCGAATACTAGTTGATGTCAGCGAGGTGGTGAGACTGGATGCACGCAGCGGCATTCAGCGTGTTGTCCGCAATTATTGCGCCGGCCTTCACGCGCTAGCTGAAGATGCTCAGGTGGAGGTTCAGCCTATTTGCTGGACTGAGCACGGCATCCTATACGCAAGTGACTACGCCTCCAGCCACTTGGGTATGCCAATTGACACGGTCAACGCCGGCATGCGAGTTGCGGTGAAGCCGAACGATCTGCTGTTGATGCTCGATTCGTCGTGGTGGAGTCCGGAACGATTCGATGCCCTGCACGCCCAGGTGGCGGCTGCAGGCGGCGAGGTGGTCTGGATGGTCTACGATCTGATCCCCTTGCTGGTGCCACACACCTGCGATCCTGGCATGCCGCCGGCGTTCCGGAGATGGCTTGAGCATGCTGCCGCCACTGCGGATGGATTTGTCTGCATTTCTGAGGCGACGCGGCAGGATCTTGAGCGCTTCCTGGATGAGCAGCCTGCTCATCCGGTGGCAAGACCCTGGACGCGTGCTATGCACCTGGGCAGCGATCTGGAGTCTGGCCAGGTCGTCGGCCAGGCTTCAGAAACGATTGCTTCGCTGCTGGAAGGATTAGGGGCCAGACCGCTGGTCCTGGCAATTGGTACGGTCGAACCGCGTAAGGACTACGCCACTATCCTTGCTGCCTTCGAAAAAGTGTGGGCACGTGGCGGTGATGTCGCGTTGGCCATCGTCGGCAAGCATGGATGGAATGTCGAAGAGCTTGTGCTGCAACTCAAATCGCATCCGCAATTGGGCACGCGACTTTTCTGGTTGCAGGGAGTTTCCGATACGGACCTTCACCATTTGATGGACAGGGTGGACGTCTTGGTTCAGGCGTCGATCGCGGAAGGGTTTGGTTTGCCCGTGGTAGAAGCAGGTAGTCGCGGCAAGCCGCTTTTGCTCAGCGATCTCGACGTTTTCAAGGAGATCGCGGGCGAGGAGGCAAGCTACTTCCCGGTAGGCGATGCAGAGGCGCTGGCAGCTGAAATCGAACGCGGTGTGGCTGATGGGTGGAAGGTGCCGGCCAATATCCGGACTTTGACGTGGCGCGAATCTTCGCGTGGATTGATGGAGAAGTTGCTGTATTAG
- a CDS encoding GtrA family protein, translating to MISRQFIGFVVVGGIAAAANFSSRILLSHWLAYVPAIALAYLIGMTIAFVLNRQFVFKKAGNALHKQAFWFVTVNILAILQTIAISLLLARWLFPSVGFNFYPEAVAHAVGVITPIFTSFIGHKHLSFKIASPQ from the coding sequence ATGATCAGTCGTCAGTTCATCGGCTTTGTGGTCGTGGGAGGCATTGCTGCCGCGGCCAACTTTTCCTCGCGAATCCTCCTGAGCCATTGGCTCGCTTATGTCCCCGCTATCGCGCTGGCCTACCTGATTGGCATGACGATCGCGTTCGTGCTTAACCGCCAGTTCGTGTTCAAAAAAGCGGGAAACGCGCTGCATAAGCAGGCGTTCTGGTTCGTGACCGTGAACATACTCGCCATCTTGCAGACGATCGCGATCAGCTTGCTGCTGGCACGCTGGCTTTTCCCATCGGTCGGGTTCAATTTTTATCCCGAAGCCGTTGCACACGCCGTGGGCGTGATCACACCCATCTTCACGAGCTTTATTGGGCACAAGCATCTGAGCTTCAAGATCGCCTCACCGCAATGA